Part of the Pedobacter roseus genome is shown below.
TTCTGCAGCAGTTAAGTAAGAAGTAAGTTTAAAAAAGTAATCGTAATCTAAAATGTTCAGGTTATCAATTACCGCTTTATATGTAATGTTCTTATTGGCATAACTGGCAATCTGATCGAACATCGAAAGCGCATCACGCAATCCACCATCTGCTTTTTGGGCAATAATGTGTAAACCATCACTTTCGAAAGCAATATTTTCGCGTTGGGCAATGGTTGACAGGTGGCTGGCAATATCTTCTACCTGGATACGGTTGAAATCAAAAATCTGACAACGTGATAAAATGGTTGGCAGGATTTTATGTTTCTCGGTAGTGGCCAGGATAAAAATGGCATAAGAAGGCGGTTCTTCCAACGTTTTCAGAAAGGCATTAAATGCACTTTGTGATAACATGTGAACCTCATCAATAATATAAATTTTATACTTTCCGGCTTGTGGCGGTATACGTACCTGCTCAATTAAACTACGGATATCGTCAACTGAGTTGTTCGATGCCGCATCCAATTCGTGCACATTAAAAGAATGTCCGTTCTGGAATGAAAGGCAATTATCGCATTGGCCGCAAGCTTCCATTTCTGCTGTAGGGTTGGTACAGTTAATGGTTTTGGCAAGGATACGTGCGCAGGTAGTTTTTCCTACCCCACGTGGTCCGCAAAATAGAAATGCCTGGGCAAGCTGGTTGTTTTTGATGGCATTTTTTAGCGTACCGGTAATATGCTGCTGGCCAACTACGGTTTCGAAGGTGGCTGGGCGGTATTTACGGGCAGAAACGATAAAATTTTCCATCGGCACGAAAATAGGAAAAATTTAGGTGTTGTAAGATTGAAAAGTTGGAATGTGGAAAAGTTGAAATGCAGAAATGATTTGTAAAAGAACGCGTAACATTTAATAATAAAATTAATCTAATCATAAAACTTTATAAATGAGGATATTAATTTTTATTAGCGCGATATTGTTGTCTTTTGCTAATGCTTCAATGGCACAGGTTGATACTATAAATGCACAAAACCATAAATTGGTGATGAGCAATCTGAAAGAGGGAAAAACCATTTACCTGGTTTATATGACAGATTCTCTTGAAACGAAACGGACTGTCGGCGATATATGGGAAAGAACAACTACTTTTAAAAAAAGAGATAAAAATGAAGTTGTAGAATTTGGCTGGAAATGGCTTCACAGCGATTCTCTGATCGCCACAATAACTAATATTTGTGATAGAAAAACGCTGGCGCCAATTTATCATTATGCAAATTATAAACGCAGAGGTATTTTTGCCTACGATTATAAAAATGGCTTGATGCAGCCATCTGATAGCGTGAAAAATAATGATGCAATAAAAAAAGGTCCTGTTAAATTGGATATTCCGATCATTTCATGGGAGCAGGATTTAGAAACTTATGCCTTATTGCCAGTTAAAAAGGTTGGCCAGCAATTTGATATTTCCTTTTTTGATCCCAATGAAAAATCAGCAACCTACCACCGCTATGAAGTAGTTGGCAAAGATAATTTGAAATTGAATGCAGATATTTCGGCTAAGTGCTGGCTGCTTAAAATTAATTACACTAAAGATAGTTATGCGATTTTCTGGCTAACCGAGAAATCAAAAGAGGTAATTAAAATGAAAGAATATTATAAAGGTAACTATCGTATAAAAGTGAAGCAATATTGAGATGTTAACGATGCAGGTTATAAAACTGTTTATAACTTGCTTCAAATGCATTAAAACTGCCGTAAGTAAGTTCTATCGCTTTTTCAGTATCATAGCCCTTCGCAGTTAGTTTGATGATGTTTTTTAATGCCGTGGTGCTTTTGTTTTTAACGAAATAATAGATCATACTATAGGCCGTATTATAATTATCATCGATCCCATGACCGTAAAAAGTGCCATCGTAGATCCTGAAAAAAGTTTTTAACCTGTCCGTATCCTTAAAATCCAATCCTGCCTTTATGCTTTTAATCCGGTTACTCTGCGGGTAGGAGTATAAATTTCCTTCACTGTCAAAATCTAAGGTTTCGAAAAACTCAGCCAGGCCCTCATTTAACCATTTTGGTGCTTTTTGATAATTGAACTGGAAAATACTATGACTGGCCTCGTGCAAGGCCACGGGAATAAAATCGCCACTCTTCATAATAAAAGCCTGGTTTATTGCCGGAATGTAGAATCCGGTTGATGATGGCGCGTTATACTTATTTTTTTCTATGCGGTAATCTTTTGATTTTCCATAAAGATTGATTTTAACAGGAACAGTAATGTTATTGCTGGTTTCGAAAATTTCGTTGCAGAACATGCGCTCATAAGCAATTAGTTTTTCTATTTTCTTTTGCTCATTGTCGCTTATTTTGCAATTAACAAGGTTGATCTCTACATATTGGGCGTAAGTTGAGAGGCTGATAGAACTTGATATTAGAAATAATAGTAGTTTATTCATTCTTATATTTAAAACTGTTAATTTAAGACAAGTAAATATAAGCTATCGATTTTTTTTAAAATGTAGTTTGTGTTTCTATATTTGGCGAATCTTAAAATTAATCATGAAACGCTTTTTCTTATTGTTGCAGCTTCTGCTGCCAATCATTTCTCTTGCCCAATCTAATTTTAAAAAAGGCTTTATTATCAATAATAATAAAGATACTATTTCCGGATTTATAGATTATCGAGAACAAATTAATAACCCGGTTTCGATAAATTTTAAAAGGACTGTTAACGGTGAAGCTGATGTTTTTGGTTTAAAGGATCTTTTAGGTTTTGAGGTTGAGGGTATGGTTAACTTTAAAAAATATGTAGTAACCATAAGTTTAAGTAAAACCAACAGAGAAGATTTATCAGTCGGCATAGATACATCTAATAAAATTGATGCAGTTTTTTTAAAGGTTTTACAAAGCGGAGAAAATATTACTCTGTTTTCTTATCAGGATAATATTAAACTTAGGTATTATGTGTTAGAAAAAGGCAATTTAACACCTGTGGAGTTAATCAGAAATATATATTACGATCCACAGAATAATTCAGTAACCTTAGTTCAGAACAAGTACATTAGTCAGATACAAGAACTTTTAAGAAGATTTAATCTTACCAGGAGTGAAAGTGAATTAAAGGGTTTTAAATTTTATAACAATGATCTGATAAAAATGGCAACTTTTATCAATAATAAAAGTCAGGAAAAAGCTAAATTTTCATCAGCCCGTTTTTTTGCCGGTGCCGGTGTAAGCATCAGTCAGGCTCGGTACAAAGGAGCCAACGAACTTAACAGTACAGATGCAAGAGGTAACACCTCAATAATGCCTATGGCAAGTGTAGGCATTGATTTGTTTTTTAACCCAGCCGTTAGAAAATTGATTTTTAGAACGGAATTGTCATTTCTAACGGGTAAGTATAATTTATCTGTTACTTCTGAAGAAGCAGCAAAGGCATTGATTACACACGAATTTAATCAGTCTGTAATTAATCTTACACCACAGTTGATTTATAATTTTTACAATACCGATAAGATCAAAGTTTTTGGTGGTATTGGTTTGGGACTTAATCTAGCTTCTTACAATAAAAATCAGAGAACTCGTTTTAACGCCTTAAATGGAGAAACATTCAGTATGGAAGAAGTTAAACTGGAAAAATTTTACTTCTCTTTTCCAATTAATTTAGGGGTAGTAGTAAATAAAAGAGTTGAGTTTCTGCTTGGAGCTTCTGTACCAGAAGCAATCAGTGATTATCTTGGCTTTAAGGTAGAAATTAAAAGATACAAATTGGGTGTGAGGTATCTTTTTGGGAAAAATTAGTATTTTCTAGAATAACATTATTGTTTTATTTAGTTGAAAAAATGAAATACAATATCTTTATTAATTGCATCCTATCCTGCTTATTCCTAATCGTAGCCTCTTGTAAAAAAGAACCGATAGATGATTTCAAAAGCAAAATTATTGGCGAATGGAAATATGAGAAACTGGTTGAAAAGAATTATGATTATACGGGTAAATTGTTGAATGAAAGATATTTTGCTACAACAAGGGGCGAATATTATCATTTTAAGAAAGATGGGACAGCAATTCAATATTTTGACCAGATTTCAGACAACACTTATAAAATCACTTCAGATACTAGATTTGAACTAAATACGGGGCTTGTTAATCCATGTAGATTGGTGAGTATTGATAAAAAATCTTTTGTTTTCGTTGTTGAAGGACCGAGAAGAGAAAAGGCTGACTATATAGAATACACTCATTTCTTAATCAAATAGGCAATTATTTTATAATAGCCTTCAATTCATGTCTGTATTCCGAAGCGCTTTTACCCGTAAATTCCTTAAATAATTTATTAAAATGGCTAAAATTGTTAAAACCGCTTTCGTAAGAGATATTGGCGATGCTGATTGGTTTTTCGGCCAAAAGTTTGGAAGCATGTACCACACGGTATTCGTTGACAAAATGAGTAAAGGTTTTCTTGGTGATTTTTTTAAAATAACGGCAAAATGAAGGAACCGTCATACTCGACATTTCTGCGACATGTTGTAAACTGATCTGTTCCTGGAAATGATCTTTCACATAGTTGAAAATCATATTGATGCGATCGTTATCCTGCACCTCCATTTCCATCGAAAAACCATCAGCATTTAAAATTTTATAATCGTTGGCCAGTTCGAGTTCCTTTAAAACACTCAATAAAGTTAAAAGCCTCTCAAAAGGCGCCTGATCATCCATCATTTCTATCCTGTCGCCGACCAAATTCATGGTTTCGCTGCCAAAAGCGATCCCATCTTTCGCCTTATCAAATAATTCGTGGATACCTTTAATTTCCTGCAGACCTAAAAAAGTACTGCCCAAAAAATCCGGCTTCATCTGGATTACCGTTTCGTTTTTGTTCCCGGTGTTGGTATCAGTAAAACCGCAATGGGGCAGGTTGCTGCCGATCAGGATCAGATCGCCATCGGTATAATAAGAAACGTGACTGCCGATCTGCCTTTTGCCGGCGCCGCCATTTACAAATACCATTTCGATTTCCGGGTGGTAATGCCAGAGATGCGCCATATTATTGGCATTTTCTACATATTTTGAATAATAGAACGAACTCCCGAAAGAGGGTTCGACAACCTCGAAACTTGGTTTCATTATTTGCTGAATTATGTTTCTAATTTACATAAAAAATATGCTTTATTATAACTTTTGATAGAATCGCTGTTGAATTGGGGTAATATAGCATAGAAAGTGGAAAATATGCAACTAACTATACGCAAATTACCTTCTTACCTTAGTACCATCATATAATGATTAACTCTTTAAAAATATTGGTTATGAAAAAGTTCTTAAAAATCGGTTTAATGGCAGCGTTATTTTTTACTGCTACGGGTGTTCACGCTAACGATGATGATTTTACATTAAAGGTAAGAGGCGAAAAAGAAAAATATATCCGTTTTACTGCTGACAAAGCAGAAAATGTGAATTTATCACTCCTGGGTTCAGGTGATGAGGTTTTGTTTGAAGAAAACATTCACGCTACAGCATTCTCAAGCAAGGTTTATGATTTAAATGCACTTCCTGATGGAAAATATGTACTTAAAGTAGAGTCTGATTTAAAACTGGCTAAATATACCGTGACCATTAAAGATGGTGAGGCTATTGTTTCTGAACCAAAAATCTCTAACATCTTTAAACCTGTTTATACTCAAAAAGATCAGGTAGTTACGCTTAACCTTGAAAATTTAGATAAAAGCCCAATCGAAGTTAAAGTATACAACGAATACAATGATGAAGTTTACAACGAGGTTTTCAAAGATAAAGAGCAGTTGACTAAAAAATTCAATATTAGCAAAACGGATTCAAGAGAGTTAACTTTCGTGGTTAAATTTAAAGATGAGTCTTTCGTTAAAACGATACAAACTTACTAACAACAACAGCTAATTGATATAGGGGGATTGTCTTGATAGATAATTCCCCTTTTTTTATGTAAGATGGATGAGGTAAGACGGATAATGTGATATCCAAAGTTTTCAATTTCCATCATCCGTTTTCCATCTTCCATTTTCAAACACCCATCTTCCATTTCACCTTTCCCATCTCACATTATAAAATGTAACTAATCCTTTGATTTAAAGAAAAATATTGTTACTTTTGCATCCCCGTAATATACCTCGGGATTAAAAAATTAAAAACTTAATTAATAACAATGAATCAGTACGAAACTGTTATCGTTCTAACCCCGTTGTTATCAGAAGAGGCTGCAAAAGAGGCATTAGCCAAATTTAAAGCAGTTCTTACTGACAACAGTGCCGAAATTATCCAGGAAGATAATTGGGGTTTGAGAAAATTAGCGTATCCAATTGATAAAAAATCAAACGGATTCTTCAGCTTAACTGAATATAAAGCTTCAGGAGATTTGATCGCAAAATTAGAGCTTGAATTAAAACGCGATGAGCGTGTGTTACGTTTCTTAACTATCCGTTTAGACAAACACGCAATTGCTTACAATGAGAAAAAGCGTAGTGGTGCTTTTAACAAAAAAACTAAGGAGGTTGCAGCGTAATGGCAAGAGAACAAATTCAATACGTAACTGCCCCTAAAGTAGAGGATAACCGTAAAAAATATTGCCGTTTCAAGAAAAACGGAATTAAATACATCGATTACAAGGATGCAAATTTCTTGTTGAAATTTATTAACGATCAAGGTAAATTATTACCACGCCGTTTAACTGGTACTTCGTTAAAATTCCAACGTAAAGTGGCTCAGGCAGTTAAACGTGCCCGTCATATCGGTTTGTTACCTTTCGTTGCTGATCAATTAAAATAGGAGGCTAGAGATATGGAAATTATTTTAAAACAAGATATTAAAGGCCTTGGTGAGAAAGATGATGTAGTTACAGTAAAGCCAGGTTATGGCCGTAACTATTTAATCCCTCAAGGATTTGGAGCATTAGCTACTTCTTCTGCTAAAAAAGTTTTAGCTGAAAATTTAAAGCAAGCTGCTTTTAAACAAGATAAAATTAAGAAAGATGCTGAAGGTGTTGCTGAGCGTTTAACTGATGTTAAACTTTCAATCGGTGCTAAAGCTGGCGAAAGCGGAAAAATCTTTGGAGCGGTTAACACCATCCAGATTGCTGAAGCATTAAAAGCGCAAGGCTTTGATGTTGACCGTCGTCGTATCACTTTCGAAACTGAACCTAAATTTGTTGGCGAATATGTTGCTAACTTAAACTTACACAAAGAAGTTAAAGTTCAGGTTCCTTTCGAAGTAATTGCTGAATAAGCATTCTTTAAAGAATCAATAAAAAGTCCCGATGAAAATCGGGACTTTTTTTATGGAAAATGGATAAGGTACGATGGATGATGTTGTGATTTACAGAGACTGATTTATTAACCATTCAGCATATTCTGCTATGCGCGTTCCCAGATAGTACGGAAGATTTAGCAAGAGATATGGCTTGCCAGTTGGAGTAATTGTTTTTTCTAATTTAAATTCACCACCATATACCCTAATGGCAAAAGGATGCGCTGATGCATCTATAAATTGATGAAGTGATCTTAAGCTTCCTGTACTGCCTGATTTGATTTCTATTGGTATTACTATTTTTTTATAAGCATAAATTAAATCAACTTCTGCATCAGACTGTTTTTTATCCCTTACCCAAAAATTAGGCTTATGTGAGGATATATGCTCTGTCGAGATCAATTCCTGGGTTAATAGATGTGGTATAACCGCACCTTTATAAGCCGTGCTCAAATCATCAAGCGCGAGCATTTCGCCCTGTATACCCAAGGAGTAGTTGATTAATCCTGTGTCTAAAAATTGTAGCCTGGGTGATTTTTTTAAATCAGGAATAATTGGCACTTCGGTATCGGTAGATGGGTATATTAACCTGATAATTTTTGCATCGTCCAATATCCTAAAAGCTTCGCCAACCTCTCTCGATTTATAGTTCGAATTGCCAAAGCCTTGAAATACTACACGCTTATCGAGGAAAAGGTGGGCACTGCCTATAATATGATTGATTGTTCTTCTTGCTGTATCGTTTTGGGTGTATTTCTCGATGTCGTTTTTATAGGTTGCCCAAATGCTTTCATAAACAATCGGCAAATCGGAGAGGCTGTGCTCTTCTATGTCGGTTTTAACTACCTCTGGCATACCTCCGATAATTGCATACCGATGAAAAGCTTTTAACAATAATTTGTGTGCAACATTTTTTACCGGAGTTTGAAGCAGATACTTTAATAAATCATTTTTTTGATTAGCCTGAAGGTATTCTTGAAAATTTAAAGGATACAGATATAAAAATTCAACCCTGCCAACCGGAAAACTTGCTACCTTTTGCAGTATAAACTCTAAAAGCGAGCCGGCACTGATCACATGTAATTCGGGAATTTCTTCATAAAAGTACCTTAGCATTTGGATTGCTTTTGCACTTTCCTGGATTTCGTCAATAAATAGTAGTGTTTCGTTTATTTTATCTGATTGAAGGTCATGGCCCAGGAACAGCGCTTCAATAATGCTTTGTACGTCGTCAAAATCATCAAAATACTGACGATGTGCAGATTTCTCCAGATTTAGAAAAATAGCAGTAGGATAGCTTTTTGCAAAATCTTTTATCAGCGTTGTCTTTCCAACTTGACGTGCCCCTCGGATGATTAGAGGTTTCCTGTTTTTGCTGTTTTTCCATTGAATTAAACTGTTTTCAATGGATCGTTTAAATGTCATTTTCAGTGATATTGTAACAAAGTCAGCCCAAATATACTAAAACTTTGTAACAAAGTCAGGGCATATTCTGATAAATATTGTAACAAAGTCAGGTCATGTTGTTTTATTGATAATATTTTGTAACTCAGAATAGTTTCTGATGCATTAAATTCGGATAATCTCTGGGAAATCATTATTGATCTTCCAAAGGTATAGATGGATAATGAAATTGGGTTAGCCCATCTTCCTTTATCCATCTCACATCTTCCATCCTTACTATCCTTTCGGCGTTGTTGGTCTGATTTCTACTTTGCTTGGTAGTGTTCTTGCTGGCATGGCCAGTAAATCAACAATCAGTTTTCCCATATCTTCCGGCTGGATTTTCCAGGCGTCGCTTTCGTTATCCGGTTGGTGATCGTTAAAATGGCTCGCTACCGAACCTGGCATAATGGTACTCACTTTTACGCCATATTTTCTTAAATCGAGCATTACCGATTGTGTAAATCCTGTTAAACCAAATTTACTCGCGTTATAGGCAGAGCCTCCTGCAAAAAAGTTGGTGCCTGCCAAACTCGAAATGGTAAAAATATGTCCTTTGCTCTTTTTAATTTCATTTACCGATGCTTTAATGCTGTAAAAAACACCTGTTAAATTGGTATCTATCGTTTCTTTCCATAAATCAACGCTCAATTCATCGATCGGTGCGAAATGTCCAACGCCTGCATTGGCAATCAGTACATCCAATTGTCCCCATTTTTCGATAATCAGGTTAATGGCTTCCTGTTGAGAATTAAAATCTGCAACATTGGCTTCAATGGCCAGTACATCTCCATAAGCCACCAGGTTGGAGGCGGCCTGGTTTGCGCTATCTATTGTTCTGCTCGTAATGGCAACTTTATAACCGTCTTTTAAAAGGGCCTCGGCAATACCGAAACCGATTCCTTTACTTCCTCCTGTAATTAATGCAACTTTCATGTTCTTGTAACGTATGATATCGAAAAATGTTTATTTTGATTTTTTCTTGTTGTGATCTGGCAGTTCCATGATCTGGATATCTTTAAAATCTACGGGCTGACCTTCACTTTGCAAAGCGATAAATCCTGCTGTAAGTGCTTTACCGTCAATTTTGATTTTAGGATCGTAGCGGTTGGCTACTCCGCCACCAATCTGTGGTTTACTATATTGTAAAACCGTATCGCCGTTGATGATGTGCGTAACCAGTGAGTCGCCCATTACAATCAGTTCAGCAGATACCCATTGGTCACCATCGTATGTTTTTGATTTAGAATCTAAACAATGACCATCATATAGCTTTCCCTGATAGAAAATATCTGTACCCGGAGAACACATGTTACCCGTTGGCCGCGGCCTGCCGTCGCTTAAGCCACCCAAAAGCTGCATCTCGATAGAAATTGGCCAATCCTGCTCTTTTGGCATCGTTTTAGGGTCTTGCGAATGGAACATTACACCGCTATTGCGCAGCGTGTAACTTGGAGCACCTTTTTGCAGTTCGCCAACAAAGCGGTATTTCAGTTTGAGGCGATAATAAGAAAAAGGTGTTTTGTAATAAAGATGGCCAAACTGATCATTAAAATCGCCATATTGATCATAACGTACCTGTATTATACCATCAACCACCCTGAAAGTGTTTCCATAATTCACATTATAATCATGGTGATGGATTTTTACATTCCAATCTTTAATATCTTTTCCGTTAAAAAGTGTAACCCACTTTTCTGAATTGTTATTGATGTTTTTGGTGGTGCTACAGCCCCATAAAGTTAGGGCGAAAAGTAGATAGCTTAGTTTTTTCATTTGGTTAAAGTTGATTTCCGGTATCTGTGTTAGTTCTTTAATTGGTCAATCATAAATTTTATTTATCGCTTAGGCTTCTTAATAATTTTACAGCAATTACCGCTATTGTCCATAAAGTTAGATAAGTGTATTCCATTTTCCTTTATATCTGCTTTTATTGCGAGTAAACTATCGAATTTGACCATACCATTTCTGATTTCATAAAATTCGGATGGGTTATAGTAAATAGAATCGGGATGCTCAGGAACCTCAGTAAGGTCGAAACCACCGTATTCGAGAAACCCGTCGTGATCAATGTCGGTAAATGGAGCTGGCCCGCCTCCCTGATTTTTGTCGTTATATACACAGTCTGCAATAAATGTTACTTTGTTATCTTTGGTAATCGAGTAAGCAGTAATGTAATTGAAATTAGGGCTTCCATCGTTTTCCAAAAATAGCAGCAACTTGCCTTTGCTTTTAATAACCCTGTTGTATTTACTTTCGTAAATAAAGTAATGTGTGGTATCTAAATAAATTTGCTTGCCGTTAAGAAATATCGCCTCGTGGTAACGATCGTAATCCTTACTATCAAAATATACTCTTTTTATTCGGATACTATCAGTGCCATCTATTTTAATGGTGAGTGGGTTATAAACAATATCTATTTTATTAGAATTGGGTAATTTATTGTTGATTACTGAAGCTGTTGGGGGAACCTTTTGTTGTTCCATTGGTTTTGGATTTCTGCATGCAATGAAGCAGAAGGATAATACAAGGGCGAAAATCAGTCTTATCATAAAACTAAGATATAAAAATGAAGGAGCATTAATTTACATTCTGTTTTTTGATACCAAAAAATCATAATTTTCCATCATCCATTTTACGTTTTACACTTTTTGACCATTAAGGAGTTAAGGACATTAAGATTTAGCGACATATTTCTGGACGATTACTATTTGTTATTGAAAATTGATTATTGGTAATTATTTTATCATTGGTGATTCCCATCATCCATTTTCCATGTAAGATTTCACATCTTCCATCCCTTTAATTAACTTTGGCGCATGGCAAAAACCCGGACAACCAGAACAAAAAGCAAAGCAAAACATCCACTTTTAAAAAAGATCACCAATATTGCAACAAAGGTATTTTTATATTTTTTGCTGGTTTCTGTGTTTTGGGTTATTGCATTGCGGTTTATTAATCCTCCAATCACACTTTTAATGGTGTTACGCAATATTGAGCGTAAAGCTGATGGCAAGCCTTTTAAAACGGAGAAAAAATGGGTGAAGTTTGATGATATGTCTGATAATATGAAAAGGGCAGCAGTATCGGCTGAAGATCAGCTCTTTTTAAAGCATATCGGCTTTGATATGAAAGCCATTGAAAAAGCTTTTGCCAGCAACGCTAAAGGAAAGAAAGTAAAGGGTGGAAGTACGATTTCACAACAGACCGCGAAAAATGTTTTTTTGTGGCCAGGGCGGTCATGGATCAGGAAAGGTTTTGAGGCTTATTTTACACTTTTGATTGAGCTCTTCTGGAGCAAAGAAAGAATTTTAGAGGTGTATTTAAATGTAATTGAAATGGGCGACGGCATTTATGGTGCAGAAGCCGCTTCGCAGGAGTATTATGGTAAATCTTGTACTAAATTAACCAAGAAACAGGCTGCTTTGATTGCCTCCTGCTTCCCAAATCCAAGAAGATGGACGCCTAAAAACGCCACACCTTACATCAGGCACCGCCAATATCTGATTTTAAGAAATATGAACAGGTTGGGACCGTTGGATTTTTAATGTAAGATGTTTAATGTGAAATGGCTAATGGAAGCACAGTTTCCTTCCATCATCCATCTTACATTTTCCGTCTATTAATCGTGATCTTTGTTCCACCTAATCTTAATCCCGCCTTTTTCGTCATCTACGGCTTTTAAATGGAGTACAATGCCTCGCATACGGGCTTCTCTTTTTTCTGCCTTAGTCAGGTTTTCGTCGCCTTTAGGATTTCTTAAAGGAATATCCATGGCCACATTTGTACCGGTACCCAAAGCATAGGTGCCTTTAACATTAAAGTTTAAAGCACTAGAATTTATCTGCATTGGGCTGATTTCGACTTTATCCCCTCTGATATTTAGCGTTCCATCCAGGTTTTTGATTTCTACGTTTGATAAGTTCCGGTTTGCGAAGGCAAATTTTCCAACTTTTACCATTGGGTCAAAATTAACAAGGGCGGCATTGTTCAGGTTAAATACCACTTTGCCATTTATTGATCGTGGAAGAATTTTTCCGGTGTGTGATATGCGTCCCGAAATGTTGACCAGCGAAGAAAGATAACCTTTTAAATTTTTGTTGGTAATGGTTTTCTGTCCGAAATTATCGAAAGAGTAAAAGAAATCTTTAACGCTAACATGGCTAATTTTCGAATTGATTTTAAAGCTGTTTGAAGCAGCTTCCTGCATAATGTTCCCATCTAGCGATAGTTGCCCTCCTGCGTGGGCTACACTGATTTTATTAAAAAATATACCACCTCCACGTAATGAAATATCTGCATCAAGGTTGTTGGCGGTAAAATTATCGTAAATGGCTTTATCAACTGTTAAGCGGATGTTCATTTTAGAAAGTTCGAGTACATTACTCAATTCTTTAGAAACCACGCGTTTATTTCCGCTTGGTTTAGGCTTGTTGCTTGACCTCGGACCTAAAAAGGGTAAAAATTCCTTTAAATAAAGCTGTGGGCTCGACATTTTTAAATTCACCAGTATTTTATCAGGCGCGGTATAATATAAATTGGCAAAATTGGCAATGCTGCAGCTTACATTCAGCTCGCTTTTACCCAGTTGGAAGTGCCCGTTCTGGATGGATAAATCATTCTGGTTAAAGTTAATGTTTAAAGCACTTTTTACTAAATGAAGTTTTCTGGGAATATATAGGATATCGGCATCTGCAATCTGTATTTTGCCTGAAACTACTGGTTTGGTGAATCTGAAATTATCGATATCGGCCTGGCAATACAACCTTAGATTAGCCGTTCCGTTTTTAAATTCGAAATCATTTGTACCTAAAGAATTATTTAAGTTGGATAAAGGAAATTGCGAAGTAACCAATCCCGTCGCAATTGGCCGGGCGAGGTTATTTACCGTAAAAGTGTCTATTTTAAGCGGTGCGTTGAAGTATTTGGCGGTGAGTTTATGAAATTTGATGGAAGAATTCTCATCACCAATAATACCGCCAGCGGTATCCCGGTTGGTGAAAGATCCGTCAAAGTTACAGGCCGTTAATTTACCTGCCGGAATAGAAACGATATTGTCACGCACTTTAATGCCTACTTTGATCAAAGGATCACCGTATTTTCCTGATCCATCATCGATGATGTTCCCTCGGATGTCGATTGGT
Proteins encoded:
- a CDS encoding DUF3108 domain-containing protein is translated as MRILIFISAILLSFANASMAQVDTINAQNHKLVMSNLKEGKTIYLVYMTDSLETKRTVGDIWERTTTFKKRDKNEVVEFGWKWLHSDSLIATITNICDRKTLAPIYHYANYKRRGIFAYDYKNGLMQPSDSVKNNDAIKKGPVKLDIPIISWEQDLETYALLPVKKVGQQFDISFFDPNEKSATYHRYEVVGKDNLKLNADISAKCWLLKINYTKDSYAIFWLTEKSKEVIKMKEYYKGNYRIKVKQY
- the rpsR gene encoding 30S ribosomal protein S18; its protein translation is MAREQIQYVTAPKVEDNRKKYCRFKKNGIKYIDYKDANFLLKFINDQGKLLPRRLTGTSLKFQRKVAQAVKRARHIGLLPFVADQLK
- the rplI gene encoding 50S ribosomal protein L9, yielding MEIILKQDIKGLGEKDDVVTVKPGYGRNYLIPQGFGALATSSAKKVLAENLKQAAFKQDKIKKDAEGVAERLTDVKLSIGAKAGESGKIFGAVNTIQIAEALKAQGFDVDRRRITFETEPKFVGEYVANLNLHKEVKVQVPFEVIAE
- a CDS encoding AraC family transcriptional regulator, with amino-acid sequence MKPSFEVVEPSFGSSFYYSKYVENANNMAHLWHYHPEIEMVFVNGGAGKRQIGSHVSYYTDGDLILIGSNLPHCGFTDTNTGNKNETVIQMKPDFLGSTFLGLQEIKGIHELFDKAKDGIAFGSETMNLVGDRIEMMDDQAPFERLLTLLSVLKELELANDYKILNADGFSMEMEVQDNDRINMIFNYVKDHFQEQISLQHVAEMSSMTVPSFCRYFKKITKKTFTHFVNEYRVVHASKLLAEKPISIANISYESGFNNFSHFNKLFKEFTGKSASEYRHELKAIIK
- a CDS encoding DUF1570 domain-containing protein, whose translation is MNKLLLFLISSSISLSTYAQYVEINLVNCKISDNEQKKIEKLIAYERMFCNEIFETSNNITVPVKINLYGKSKDYRIEKNKYNAPSSTGFYIPAINQAFIMKSGDFIPVALHEASHSIFQFNYQKAPKWLNEGLAEFFETLDFDSEGNLYSYPQSNRIKSIKAGLDFKDTDRLKTFFRIYDGTFYGHGIDDNYNTAYSMIYYFVKNKSTTALKNIIKLTAKGYDTEKAIELTYGSFNAFEASYKQFYNLHR
- the rpsF gene encoding 30S ribosomal protein S6 translates to MNQYETVIVLTPLLSEEAAKEALAKFKAVLTDNSAEIIQEDNWGLRKLAYPIDKKSNGFFSLTEYKASGDLIAKLELELKRDERVLRFLTIRLDKHAIAYNEKKRSGAFNKKTKEVAA
- a CDS encoding outer membrane beta-barrel protein; the protein is MKRFFLLLQLLLPIISLAQSNFKKGFIINNNKDTISGFIDYREQINNPVSINFKRTVNGEADVFGLKDLLGFEVEGMVNFKKYVVTISLSKTNREDLSVGIDTSNKIDAVFLKVLQSGENITLFSYQDNIKLRYYVLEKGNLTPVELIRNIYYDPQNNSVTLVQNKYISQIQELLRRFNLTRSESELKGFKFYNNDLIKMATFINNKSQEKAKFSSARFFAGAGVSISQARYKGANELNSTDARGNTSIMPMASVGIDLFFNPAVRKLIFRTELSFLTGKYNLSVTSEEAAKALITHEFNQSVINLTPQLIYNFYNTDKIKVFGGIGLGLNLASYNKNQRTRFNALNGETFSMEEVKLEKFYFSFPINLGVVVNKRVEFLLGASVPEAISDYLGFKVEIKRYKLGVRYLFGKN